The Vibrio bathopelagicus genomic sequence AAGACGAGCGTTCTCAGCATAAAAACAAAGCGAAAGCGATGGCTGTTCTAGCAGCTCGTATCGTTCAAGCTGAAGAAGAGCGTCGTGCTGCTGCGATTTCAGATACACGTCGTAACCTATTAGGTTCTGGTGACCGTAGTGACCGTATTCGTACCTACAACTACCCTCAAGGCCGTGTTTCTGATCACCGCATCAACTTAACGATCTACCGCCTGAATGAAGTTCTGGAAGGTGATATGCAAAGCCTGCTTGATCCTGTTCTACAAGAGCACCAAGCCGATCAACTAGCAGCACTTGCTGAGCACAACTAATTACTATGCAGTCAGCATATACGGTTGAAAGTGCTTTAAAGTCAGCAATCGTACAGCTTCAAGAGGGCGATAACACATCGCCCTCGATTGATGCTGCGGTACTGCTTTGTCACGCCTTAGATAAACCTAGATCTTACCTACTGACTTGGCCTGAGAAGCATCTCACTTCAGAACAAGAATCCGAATTCCATACCCTTCTAAAACGTCGCTTAACCGGTGAGCCCGTGGCTTATATTGTTGGCGAGCGTGAGTTTTGGTCGCTGCCGTTAAAAGTCTCTCCTTCTACATTAATCCCGCGTCCAGATACAGAACGTTTGGTTGAAGTGGCGTTAGACAAAACATATGGCAAGCAAGGTGCGATTCTCGATTTAGGGACAGGTACTGGTGCGATTGCCTTGGCATTAGCGTCTGAGATGCCGAATCGACCAGTGACGGGTATTGATCTTCGTCCTGAAGCGCAACAACTTGCGACAGAAAACGC encodes the following:
- the prmC gene encoding peptide chain release factor N(5)-glutamine methyltransferase; protein product: MQSAYTVESALKSAIVQLQEGDNTSPSIDAAVLLCHALDKPRSYLLTWPEKHLTSEQESEFHTLLKRRLTGEPVAYIVGEREFWSLPLKVSPSTLIPRPDTERLVEVALDKTYGKQGAILDLGTGTGAIALALASEMPNRPVTGIDLRPEAQQLATENAQRLNITNATFLHGSWFEPLNSASSEEEAVKFSLIVSNPPYIEKNDPHLSQGDVRFEPITALVAEEKGLADIRYISENARRFLENEGWLAFEHGYDQGLAVREIMQQLGYFDVVTEKDYGGNDRVTLGRYCS